One genomic segment of Choristoneura fumiferana chromosome Z, NRCan_CFum_1, whole genome shotgun sequence includes these proteins:
- the LOC141436024 gene encoding ATP synthase subunit b, mitochondrial-like, which yields MMIIRPIISSVNVRELVPKVLCAHTKTCPGSKGKKGAGTPCGKGGAKGAAGSGGKTGELKRADRSGAVRLGFLPDEWFTFFHNKTGVTGPYILLFNLSNYLVSKEIYVMEHEFYLGLSALVVIIYVTKTFGKDIGASLDKEVDAVTTEWEKGRKDEMAFFEATIKGAKEAQNRAQGQKMLMDAKKENVLMQIEAVYRERAMLVYRAVRGRMDYHIKRYQAVARIHQKWMIGWILENVRKSITPEFEKQALESAIQELSAVAGRVK from the coding sequence ATGATGATCATACGTCCCATAATTTCTTCTGTTAACGTAAGAGAACTCGTGCCCAAGGTGCTGTGTGCCCATACTAAGACATGTCCAGGCTCAAAGGGCAAAAAAGGAGCTGGCACCCCGTGCGGTAAGGGAGGAGCCAAAGGAGCAGCTGGTTCAGGAGGGAAAACGGGAGAACTCAAACGTGCAGATAGGTCCGGTGCAGTCCGCTTGGGATTCCTTCCCGATGAGTGGTTCACATTCTTTCATAACAAGACTGGTGTCACCGGCccttacatattattattcaatctCTCAAACTACTTGGTGAGTAAAGAAATATACGTTATGGAACACGAATTCTACTTAGGACTGTCTGCTCTTGTCGTCATTATTTATGTTACGAAGACCTTCGGAAAAGATATAGGAGCTTCTCTAGATAAGGAAGTTGATGCTGTTACCACTGAATGGGAAAAAGGTAGAAAAGATGAAATGGCTTTCTTTGAAGCAACTATTAAAGGGGCTAAAGAAGCTCAAAATCGTGCTCAGGGCCAAAAAATGTTGATGGATGCGAAAAAAGAAAACGTCCTCATGCAGATAGAAGCGGTGTATCGCGAGAGAGCCATGCTGGTGTACCGGGCGGTCCGTGGCCGCATGGACTACCACATCAAGCGGTACCAGGCGGTCGCTCGCATCCACCAAAAATGGATGATAGGATGGATCTTGGAAAACGTGAGGAAATCCATTACACCCGAGTTTGAGAAGCAAGCTCTGGAGAGCGCTATCCAGGAACTTTCAGCTGTGGCGGGTCGCGTTAAATAA